ATTGTGTTACTCACAATGCTTAAAACattccttctctttcttcctGCAGAGCCGGAGGAACAGCGTAAGGATGATGACGGATAACATTACAGAAATGAATCCACATAAAATCAACACCCCAACACTATTGTCacctgtaaaataaatacaaggaTGTAAATAAGCGTAACTATTTATGTTGAGATGAAGAGTTGAGTAGGTGAGACGAATGTCCTATATAGGAATTTCCTGTATGGGAAAGTGCTCTTTAAGAAACAGTGCTCTAAAAATCTCATGTGAATCTCGAGTACCTATAGATTAGTATTGCAtgcttcatatctccaaaaaagtatttagtttgatcagatttataaaattcagcatcgcgttagtttagtcaggccacgttagtcacgcttgcatcagctgacagtcagctgttcctgacgtgtaccaatccagtcttgacacctatcacatgcggtctatttaaattcccattcttcagcatCTCTTCtgtcgcatcgctgcttgcaattaactccctcctccaaccccaactccacctactgaacctgtaatccaatctaacttcgttctttctttacagtctcttcattggaagcagtctctatcacatttcctttacaactcatgtaatagtgaattgtaattatgtatgcatataatggttctgttctgtaccccaggggggtttgtcttgctgctctccccgctctgttcaagcatggctgcatggacaggcgtgtggagtcttgcccagaacataaccataccgccaacactaactttatgcaatataattgtcataaatatacttgacggaagtggtcctgattgaaataCAGATACAGCTTTACGCTTCACCTGGAAACagtcgagctcctggaggcgtgccgtgggcaGAGGTAAAGAGCCACAAGCATGCAAAGCTTTTGTATAGTGATtgtctgcaagctgtgacattGACATACTTCCCTTAACATtaggttctttgggaagctgaacaaagttatctttccctcacatccaaaaacacacttctttggtgaCAATGTTGATTTTCGCACTCTTCCGGGAGAAGCGCCCATACAAAGAAATTCGCCCTATATGATGTCATGCAGGgcaatactcaaaaaaaaaaaataataaaaaaaaataaatccataaatgtaTACAAACCCTGAAagagtgtatttggcacagaaaaactttgcaaatcttttttaacagcaacattacacactaactaaagttgaaaaagagAATAAGCATAATAGGATTGGTTAAAACAAAAATCTACAAACGTGTTTTGGCAATATTAgataatgtgtgtaaaaaaataataatcgaGGGCCCTTGTGATCAGTTTGCACTGTACTGGACGAGATGACATATCTGTCAATCTGAGGCTCTGGGAAACATTCCCATTTGCCAAGTCCACAAACCTTGCTTCAAACATACTACCCTTCCTTAGATGGTAGCAAATCCAAAATACTGTTTAGAATATGAGTGTACACACATCATGTGGATGAATACAACAATGCTTACCCAGCCTGATCTCAGCAGTCTCCGTGGATGAAGTGGTGGATGTAGTGGATGAAGGGACATCAGCATAGGTGGAGGAAAGGACTTGGGTGGAGACAGGAGCACAACTGTGACATTGGCCCGTGTATTGATCGGTCGCGGTGCAAGTGTGACCCTCCCGACAGCGACACTTCACATCTGATGTAAACGTACATGCCACCACCACCGTCATGTTgaattctaacacacacacacacacacacacacacacacacacacacacacacatttgttttcaaaACGTTTTGCCATACTTCCTGTTTCTATTCTCACTTCATCCTGTTTATACTGTTATGGGTTAATTAGGTGTAACGAGATTCATACCAGGTATGCAGTTCTGGAAGCAGCGGTGGCAACAGTCTTCTCTGTTTTTCTGACTGGTGAAGAAACCAGGATCGCACTTAAGACAACTAGAGCCTGACTTGAAATATCCTAAGAGATGATGAACAGTCAGTGAAAAAAGAGGTAGTGGAAATGCAGAGGACAAAAAAGGACAGTAAAGTAAAATGAATTCAAACTAACAAGAAAGATTTTAGTGACTCCGTATATTTAGCCTGGCAAATAGTTCTTGGGCATCGGCACTTATCTCAGATCGCGTTTTTGATCATTCACACTACGCGATTATCACTCACATGAACAAGCATCAGTTTGCCTCAGATTTTGGGCATTTGTCCACAATctccagaaaaaagaaagaaaaaaagaaagaaaattgggcctaaaattatgtactgtatacctGGAATTAGAAAAAAATTGAGACCATTTGTGTGAATTACCGCCACCTGTTAGTATGGTTTGGTGAGATGTGCTTTTCTTACATATgccctttatttttaatgtaaaagtagGTGCagccattttaaacattcatgTACAAAGCTGTGGGTCTCAGCCGCTAGTtatgtgaagtgaagtgaagtgaagtgaagtgaagtgaagtgaagtgaagtgaagtgaagtgacatgtggccaagtatggtgacccatactcagaattagtgctctgcattaaTCTtgtccaaagtgcacacacacagcagaaaacacacacaccgtgaacacacacccggagcagtgggcagccattttttattgcagcgcccagggagcagttagCTGTATGGTGCTTAGCAGCCCATatggaaagttatgaaatttggcacactgatagagaaCAATCCGGACATTAATCACAGCTGATTTGGACTCTTTAACTCAATGCTACTAGCGCCACCAACAAAGTAGATTAGTCAAACCGTTCTCGAATAACAAGAAATTAATTTGAcgaaaatgctatattttacaaatgttacaaaCTTGGTATAGGCAAAAGCCCTACAGTTTATACCAATTGTAACTTTCTGTCCacgatattaatttttttgaaaacctaCTTATCTTAGACTGTTCATCTTCAGActatgctggcaaaaagttatgggtTTCGTGTTGATAGAACTGTTTTCATATACCACATCAATGAATTCCATGGcatgcatctgaggctgtatgtCTGCAGCtgtgacatattgacaccaaactttgtgtcattgtcacctcacactagCTACACCACATCAATTTGGTGTCAGCGCCACCTATTAATCAAACATAATAAGTAATCATGTTACATTAGATAAGTGATTCTATTTATTAGTTTTCAACCATTTTGCTTAATATCATctacaaatgtctttatttagtaattattgCAGTTGGTCTGATAAATGCTGCCTTGAAATTTAGCTCCTCATTCTACCTCTGTTGTGCTTGTAcccttaattgctgcttgcagttaTATATTTGATTATCATAAGCACACAAAGTTGTAATGCAAATAGTTTTACAGTTTctgtaattcattcattcattcttcttctagttatttacctatagtggCTAATAAATCGGTCTTGTGCATTCACAGGGAATAGCTTACTTCTATGTTGAAAAATAAGATAGTTTTACTTGCtattgtgatttgttttatttattttttttttttttttaaatgtattgcactgaactgaacattttaaatcaaCAGCCCATTCTCTGGCAAAACTATTGCGCTGCCCTGAGAATCTGAAATACACTGCAATATAGCTTTCCCTCCCACCTCAAATGATTTCCATAACAAAGGTTTTGTAGTGAACGCAAAGGTTTCTCAGGGGAGTGCAAAcattttgtgagagaatgcaaaaacactgaaatctcctcccatctattttttttaccatcatcATGTCCCTTTAGTatcttcagaaaatgaaaataacctATTGCACAGCATAGATATGAAAATGACTATTGTAACATATTTAAAGGTGTAATAACTACATTTGTATTTGACTGTGCAAAGACGTTAGGCTCAAAGGGCACATGCTGAATTTTAAAGGCGGATGTGGGTGctcgcacacagacacactcacgtacatgcacacacacacacacacttttatgcAAGACTCAGACTTGCTGACTGAGGTCTCTTAAGGGGAGAGATGAGAAATAGCATCAAAAACAGGACGTTACAATGTAGCTCAAACAGGCAGTGGCATTCTAATGAAGGAAGTGGTTTGTGCTTCTGTGTCAGAACATACCATTTCCCATcacgagagagaaagaaagagagggaaattAAGAAGAAAGAACGATGaagaaaaatctaataaataaccACTGATGTCTCGGCCGATTTCTTGCTCAGACCACATATGTAATACTGGGAAGTGTTGTGACAGAAAGGTACACTCACACCCTCCACAAAAACAGGGAAAGAATTCAGAGAAAGCGATGCAAGATACAAGAGACTTTGAGAAATATCGCCCCGAAATGCTTTCTCACCTGCATCACACAGCTCTTCTTCTGAAAGGGCTCTAGAATTTCTAATTTTTCCGTCCTGCTCAAAACAAACGACAACATACAAGATCATTTGTATTGGATGCATCCAATAGAGTGACACAGTGCCTTTTAAATGCACATTGAAGTACGGTTCTGCGCTAATTCGGTTCACAATTTAGATGAATTGATTAATGTGAACACAGAGCATGCAACATACTACAAGTCTTCACATCAAAGCATCTTAGCAACTGTAGGATGTTGAAAATATATACcgtacatattataatattatttaccaTGGGGAGCCCATATAGCAGGTGACCTGTCAGCATCACCATGGCTACAGATATCACAGTCACAAGCATCTGTAAATGATACAACTTTATGAGACAAGAAGTGATCAACACCGACAACATATCACACACCCTCCATCAGTCACTGAAGAACATAGGAACAAACAcaatcaaacttttgaataaagaAGTGTGATTTAGCACAGATTAAAGTTTCACTTCGATGTTCACATGTTCAtgtctaataaaataatatattgcattattcAACAGctgagtttgcaaaaaaaaaaaaaaaaaaccttggggaaGTAGATTTGTAGATCTGATACAAATAGCAAATAAGCATGTGACTGGCTcgtttttgatgattttattttaagtcattttaaagtctaGTCAAAATCTTAGAAGAAAGAcctacattttgaaaaatgaagcaagtgaaaaaaacaaaaaacaaaacaacaaccattAACCTTACAATAACTGCAATATAAGTGAAAATAGCCTGTACCTCACAATTAGTTGAATCCAAAATGTCATCAAATGCTTTCAAACTCTTTTCCTGTCTTCTGCCAGTCTGTTTCTGTTCTGATCATTTCATCTCATTGTTTCCTTACCTGCTGTGTCTTCCTGTCAttcccctccctctctttctgaCACTGCCCTTCACCTGCTTACtgttgtagagagagagagagagagagaagcaataGCTTCACTGTGCAGCTGTCACGGTTTCATTGGCGCTTCATTATTACTGGTTTGATTAAAGCAAGATACATTCATAATGTGAGTGTATTTCAAAAATTGAGTAGTTTTGAGATGCCtcatgaaaatatacatatatgaacACATTCATATGCTTGCAAACGTGTGCATGGAgctgcacacaaaaaaaatgaactcgAATAAGTTATTTTCTTTATGTGTTCAGCTCCATGCAGACATGTATACACTAAAAAGGAGTTTGTTGGACATAAAACTGAATAGTTTTAATATCCAACAATCACCTTTTTAGTGTAACGTTCTCAGACCTAAAACCACCGTCATGAAGCAGATAAAGACAAAAGGTCAACTCACAAAAAAATGTCTGTGGCTTTGATCTAAAATGTCttttcagtttttacaatttcttttggccctttttttttccagtattacCTTATTAAGCAAACAAGTGCGTAACAGTCTGACAGAACTACAGATACTTAGAGGAAAAAATTACctatagaatgaaaaaaaaaaaaaaaaaaaaacacatcatgacACAAAAACTCCACTCCTTGCAATGTGTGAGCTCAGCAGTAACCTTTATTCTGAAATCTTTTTAAAGCTCCAGTCTTTCTGTACACTTGCAGTGAAGCTAGCAGTTCATGTTCTGCTTTGGGttacatagatacatacatatttatatatacatatagtccTGTTACTCTTTAAATCAAAATACGCATGTGCCATTGCTCCAGTCGGAGTCCTTTTTCTCCCCTTAGACACTCCGGTGGGTTCTTGGAGCAAAACATTCACTGGACAGCATCTGAAATCCACAACCAGTGGCACATGTGCAAATTTAAAGAGAACCCTTGGAGGTTCATAAAACAGAAACATCCCTACAATTCCACAGTAGAGACAAGATTCATTCCTGTGAGATGTTACAGAATGACACGGAGATGCTATGAATGAAATCATTCAGACGTCCCAAGCAATCTTTTCAAATGTTGTATTTCTCTTGTTAAGGTTCAGGACTTGCTTGTATAGCCAGCATTGGAGCATACACAACTCTCCCTTTGTCTCTTCTAGGTTACAGTATCGTTGCATTCATACAGTTATTGCCAATAAGCATTCTTTCAAAgcactttgtctttttttcaaattctgttattttgGTTAAGATATTGTGTGGAATTTACACATTGTTTGTAGC
The Cyprinus carpio isolate SPL01 chromosome A16, ASM1834038v1, whole genome shotgun sequence genome window above contains:
- the si:dkey-260g12.1 gene encoding uncharacterized protein si:dkey-260g12.1, which encodes MLVTVISVAMVMLTGHLLYGLPMDGKIRNSRALSEEELCDAGYFKSGSSCLKCDPGFFTSQKNREDCCHRCFQNCIPEFNMTVVVACTFTSDVKCRCREGHTCTATDQYTGQCHSCAPVSTQVLSSTYADVPSSTTSTTSSTETAEIRLGDNSVGVLILCGFISVMLSVIILTLFLRLCRKKEKECFKHFVRKCSLGNMEVDSETTPPTSQLDEQPHAQEMLSHGSTPTNHNTDCSFHQPISSVQAVPPAGNLGPLHIYGPQTVFVSLLNQFGWDGGEKKAHELQEESLNNINVSCPQSPPVHLSEEERSRENDFIFFPSQEQGKECHISKEEVL